The window GGGCGGCCAACTTCATCGAGCAGTCGCTGGCCACCGCCCTTCCCACCGTGATCTCGTTCCTGGCGGACCTGCTGGGCTTGGGCGGCATCTCCAAGAAGGTCCAGGGCATCATCGAGAAGGTCCAGGCCCCGATCAAGAAGGCCATCGACTGGGTGGTGCAGAAGGCCGTGGCCATGGGCAAGAAGCTCTGGGCCATGATCAAGGGCATCGGCAAGGGCAAGGGTGGGGATGCACCAGACAATCAAGCTGCCAATGCTCCCAAGCAGGAAGAGGATAAAGCGCCTGGAAAGTTAGAAGATGGTGAGGTCGGCGAACGATTAACATTCACGGCTGGAGGTGAGCAGCATTCGCTCTGGATTGCGACCAATGGTGGCAGCGCAGAGGTTATGGTTGCCAGCACTCCATCACCTGTGGAGTCGATGTTGGGTAATGCTGCGGTGACAAAGTGGGCAAAAGCATCGCCTGATAATGCCAAAACAGTAAGTGAGGCTCGTGGCCTTGCCTCAACTTCTAAGGTTGATGCCCAGAATGTCCTTTCGGCGCTGAGCTCTGGAGAACCAGCGGAGAAGATTGATAAAAAAGATCAGACCGTTGAGGGGAAGGAGAAGCAGCTAATATCGCTTATTAAGCGTATCTTTGATGGTATCAGCGAGCAAGAGAAGATTGCTGCAGAGGCTGATCTTTTGAAGAAGGTGTGTGAGACTATTACGAGTCGAGCTGATCGCGTTATGAAGGCATTTAACACGATGAGCGAAAAGGAGCGTACTCAGAAGATGTATGTAAGTGATTATATTGCTGATATTAAAAGGAGGAATGCGGAAAATATAGAGCTGATTGATATCGTTGACTCCAGGAGTGAGTATACTGAGTTACAGGCATCGACTCGGCGTATTGATGAAGAGCTTAAATCTGTAGAACGAGATGTATCTGTTGCTGATCCTGATCAAGATAATCAGGGTAGTGATCTGAAATCATTTAATAAGGTAATTCAGAGTAATACTCTGAGTTTCTATGAACATGGGAAGAAGCATTTTAACGGTCCTGTTTCTGATCGGCAGAGCGCTGCCAGGAAAACCGGGGAAGGCCAGTATAAATTTAATCACCCGGAAGCAATTCAGATGGAGCGAAGCGTAATTAGTGCTGCGCAAGCTGGAAATCACAACCTGGAACCGCATGGAGGCATATTCTTTATTTATGCTCAATATCCGGGTGTAGGATTTGTTGGTGGAACTGGTGAGCTAAATACTATTATTCGTGTTGAAGTCACCGGGAATGGCGTGGTTCATTCGCACCCTGAATAGGAGCAACGGCATATGGTTCTATATCCGCTCATGCCACTGAAGATACCTTCTGGCTGGAAAGTTATCTCGAATACTTTCTATGATATAGATGCTACTGAAGAGTATCGAGAGAGGCGGCTTTTTTCTGAAAATATGCTCATTATTGAGCGAGATATACCATCGGAACGAAAAGACAAATACATTATTGATCTAGGATGGCTACCTTCTCATAGCCCTGATGGTAGATATCGTATCACTGTAGTAGCTGGAGACTTTGAACATGTGCTTAAGCAGTTTGAACATAAGGATAGAGGTGAAATTCAATCGAAGATAGATCTTTACCTGCAGATATTAAGCTCGTTTTTGAGTCTCGAAGAGGTACCAGCCGCTTTAAGTGCTGTATAATATTCTTTTGAGAAGGTTTGCAGCACGATCGTGTGCGGGCAGCGCACTCGCCCCTACTGCAATTCTCTCCAGATCCTACTCGCGGGGCCGCGGCGAACCGCGTGCCCCGCGAGCTTTTGAAAAAGCAGGTGGCCTATGACCCATGGGCTAGGTGGCTTTCCTGCCGGGCGCTTCTTCTGCCGCTTTCTCGCCGCGCGGCCAGCAGATCCCGATGCGCTGATTGATGATCCATTTTGGGGTGAGGATGATCCGCCGCTGCGATTGCGGAATATTGCCGATATGGTAGAGCGCTCGGCCTTGCCGCTGATCGAGCTGCACGGCGCGCCTTTTTCCTCGTGGCTGCTGGCGCGGCTCTGGCTTCTGAGCACTGGTGCGATAGGCGCGGCGCTGGGCGTCGATGGGCTCGGCCGGGGTCTCGCCGACGGTGGGACGTATAGTGGGTTTGCGGCGGTGGAAGATGCGCCCGGCCATGTGGCTGCGGTGCTGGCGCTTGAGGGCAGGCCCGTGTATACCCTTATGGTACTCTCCGCCCGTTCAGCCCAGGCCGACCCCGCCGAGATCATCGATGCCTTGGTTGCGGCAATCTGTGCGCCGCCGCATGCCCTAGCTCTGTGCCATATTGCCATTGCCGACCCCGAGCGACCAGGGCGCGTCTGCGCGTATGGCTGGGATGGCCAGCGCTTGCTGGGCAAGGCATGTGAGGGGCATGATCGAAGGGCTTGGTGAGACAGTCCTTGGCTCTGGGTGTTGACGTGAGGGCTTGCGCTGCGGGGCGGGCGTGCTATGATGCGTAGCAACCTTCCGCTGTGAAAGGAAGCGCGATGCGCCTAGAGACCGCCCGCCTCGTCCTGCGCGATCTCGATGCTGCCGACTGGGAGGCGGTGCTCGCCTACCAGAGCAGCCCGCTGTATCTGCGCTACTACTCGTGGGCCAGCCGCACCCCTGAGGATGTGCAGGAGTTCACCCGCCGCCTGGGCGCGCTTAACCGCGACCGCCCGCGCCGCTGCTACAGCTTCGCCATCACCCTGCCCGAGAGCGACCGCGCCATCGGCCTGGTGAGCCTGCGCCGCCGGGTGGGCGATCCGCATCAGGCCGAGGTCGGCTACGAGCTTGCGCCCGAGCACTGGGGCCAAGGGCTGGCCACCGAGGCGGCCTGCAGGCTGGTAGGCCTGGGCTTTAGCTCGCTGGGGCTGCACCGCATCACCGCCACGTGCGTGGCCGAGAACACCGGCTCGGCGCGGGTGCTGGCCAAGGTGGGCATGAGCCTGGAGGGCCGCCTGCGCGAGAACGAGTATTTTAAGGGCCGCTGGTGGGACACGCTGCTGTACGGCGTGCTGCGGCACGAGTGGGGCGGCGAGCGCTGTGGCCAGGGTACCGCCGCTGTTGCCTCACTGGAGTGAGCTGTGCTGGATGAGCTTGCCGACCTGATCGCCTTTCTGGATGCGCGCGGGCCGACCGCCTTGTGTCGCTGGAGGATGTGGCGTGTGGCTCCGGTAGCTGGCGGTCAAAACAACCGAATCTACCGTGCCACCAGCGACAGCGCCGACTACGCCATCAAGCTGACCATCCGCGACGAGCGCGACCGCGCCGGGCGCGAGCACGCCGCGCTGCGCGCCGTGGCCAGCGTGGGCGGGGCGTTTGCGCCGCGCGCGGTGCGGATGGAGCGCGAGCGCTACCGCCAGCCCATGGTGGTGCAGTCGTGGGTGGATGCGCCGGTGCTCGCGGCCCCGCCAGCATCCGCCGCCGACTGGCGCTGCCTGCTCGACCTGTTCTGCGCCACCCACCAGATCTGCCCCGAATCGACGCCTGTCGAGCTGCCCGAGGCCACGCTCAACGCGGCCTCTGCCGCCGCTGGCCGCGCGCTGATCGACGCGCACCTGGCTATGATCCCGCCCGAGCACTACCCGGAAGGCCTTGCGCCGCTGCTAGAGCGCCTAGCGCGCTGGGATGCGCCCACGTGGCCCGAGCCGCCGCGCGGGCTGTGCCGCGTGGATAGCAACTGGCGCAACTTCCTGCGCGGGTCGCAGGGCTGGGTGGCGATAGACTGGGAGAACGCTGGCTGGGGCGACCCGGCCTTCGAGTGGGCCGAGCTGGCCACCCACCCGGCCTACGCCGTTGTGCGTGCGCCCTGGGCCGAGCTGCTGCCCGCCTATGCCGCGCGCATGGGCGACCAGACCGCGCCGCTGCGGGCGCAGGTCTACACCACGATCATGCGGGCGTGGTGGGCGGTGCGCTGGGCTAGGTATCTCTACGAGGTGCCGCGCGGGCGGGATGCGCGCCTGGTGGAGCGGCCTGCTGGCTGGCTGGATGATGCGCGGCGGATGTATGCGCAAGCTGTTGATGTGGCGATGGCTCAGCTGGATTCGAGCAGTTGCTACCGGTGGTCGTTGGGTGAAGCGACCATCATATCGTTGGGGTAGATTCAACACAACTTTCTGCTATACTCATGCCCAGCAATCGTAGTGTGGAGGCAGAGCATCATGCAGAACCATCTTCCCGACCGCCCTGAACGCGATCTTGCAGCAAGCTGGCTGCTCTTCGCCCCCATCCGCGAGCGCTTTGTGCGCCCCGGCGTCGAGCGCGGCGGCTGCCCCCGCCACGGCCTCACCCCGGTCTACGCCCGCAAGCTCGCTGGCCACGCCGAGGCGATCTTCCCAGGCTTGAACGGCGTGGAGTCCTCCTTCACCGAGCCGCAGCTGCACGCCGTCACCGCGGCCATCGTGGCGCTGCGCCGCCACATGGATGGCCACACCGCCCCGCCGCTGTCGGCGTTGATCGTCAGGCATTTCCAGGGGGGCGCGGGGCCGTCGTTCCTGCGCGCCCTGCTGCGCAGCACCGAGGATCTGCTGGACACCTGCATGCGGGCCGAGCCGCAGCATATCGCCGCGATCGACGCGCTCTTCCGGGTGGCGGGCGGCGAGGGTTTCCGCGACCTCATCCAGCACTACGAGGCCCGCGCGCTGGCCCAGGCCATCGCGGGCGAGGATGTAGTCTTCCCCGACATCCTGGCCTTCGTCAACATGCACGAGCGGCAGGCGCGCGATGCGCAGGGCCAGTGGCGCACCGAGCGCTACGAGGTCTGGTGCCCCGGCTACGATTTTGCCAAAGCCTACCACCAGCAGTGCCGCGCCGCCGCCCGGGAGCTGGCCGCAGGCGGCGTGATAGTCGCGCTGCCGCTGGAAGAGGAGATGCTATACATGCCCGAGAACCTTGTGGCTCACTTCACTCACTTTGCCACGGGGCTGGCCCTCCAGCTGCTATCGGTTGCCCCAAAGGCGCGGCATAATTCATGATATGATGTGCCTATCGATAAGATTCTTCCAGCGTATCTACGAAGGAGCGATATATGGCTACCCGATGCCCTGAGTGCGGCGCGTCGTTCTCATCTGGCGAGACATGCCAAGATCACTTTAACACCACCCAGAGCCTGGAATTTGAGAACCCCGACTACTTCGCGGCCCACCACCTGAGCGTGCCCAGCTACCTGCTGCAGCACCACCACTACACCCGCGAGGGCTGGATCGCCACGCGCAGCCTGCTGCATAGCTTCATCACCCAGGGCGTCAGCGCCGAGGAGGCCCGCAGGCAGACCCAGGATTTCTCGGGTGGCCTGCGCCCCTGGAAGTGGGCCGGGGGCGGCCAGCCGCTGGAGGAGACCCGCAATATCATGTGGTCGCGCACCATGGCCGATGTGCGCTACGACACCCCCGAGCAGTACCTGGCCGACGTGCGGGCCTGGGCCGAGGCCATCCTGGCCGATACTGAGGATCTGGTGCGCTCGTTGGGCGCGAGCTAGCGCCTGCAACTCGCTCGGCGCTGCTGCGTATATGCATGCAGAGCCGTTCAAACGGGGCATGCCCCGAGCGAGGAACCATGTCTGCACCATCGTTTGCTACAAGCGAGCTGGCAGTGCGCGAGGAGCTGGCCGCGCTGCGCGAAGAAGTGGCCGCCTTGCGACAGGAAGTGGCTGCCCTGCGCCAGCGCGCCGACGACCAGGGCCTGCGCCTCGCGGCCCTGCGCACCCAGGTGACGCCGACGGCGCGACGCAGGGCGACCTCGGATGAGCCGCCCGTGCAGCCGCCCCTGCAGCGGCCCATGGACTACTGGGCCGATCACGTGCCCGACTTCGGCGACGACCTGAGCGAGGCCGAGATCCAGCGCCACCTAGCCCGCCCCGTGCGGCAGGCCAAGCCCCCGACCACCCAAGAGCTGCGCGCCAGCATGCCCCGCCCTCGCTCCAAACGTGTGGCCTACCAATGGTCGCGGCGGGATGCTCCGGGGCTTGCCTTGATGCTCTCTTTCCTGATACTGCTAGCCCTTTTTGTATTTGCTGTCTCGGGCAGCCTTTCGTTTCTTTTGCGCTGAGCCTTGTTTCCGTGCTGCTTGAGGCGGCGCGGGATATGGGGTGCTGATTCGCCCATACCCCGTGCCGTCTTCTCGCTGCCCAGCTAGGCCTGGAGCTGCGCGACCAGCGCATCTGGCTCGGTGACGGGCATCTGGCAGGCGTAGCTGCGGCACACGTAGGCCGTTGCGCGGCCCCCGAGCTGCTCGCGCCCATCCAGCAGCGGCGATGCGATGGTGGGCGCGGCCTCGTCGGGGCGGCGTAGCACCAGCACCTTGTTGGGCAAGAAGCGCGTGGCGATCACCTCGCGCAGGGCCTTGGTATCCTCTGCATCGGGGTCGCCCACCAGCGCGATCTCCTGGGTGGGGGCCAGCGCGAACTCGGCGGCGGCTAGGTAGCGGCCAAAACCCGTGGGGTACTGGCCCATCAGCTGGGCCATGCCGCCCAGCACGGCCATAGCCCGCTCGCGATAGCGCGGCTGGTCGTAGATCACGGCCAGCTTGAGCAGCAGCTCGGCGGCGGCGGCGTTGCCGGAGGGCGTGGCGTTGTCGCCGGTGTCGCGCGGGCGGGCGATCAGAGCCTCGTGGCGGGCGGCGGTGTCGTAGAAGCCGCCCAGGTTGTCATCCCAGAACTCGGCCAGCATCACCTCGGCCAGGGCGCGGCACTCGGCCAGCCAGCGCGGGTCGAGCGTGGCCTCGTAGAGCGCCAGCAGGCCGTCGGCCAGCAGCGCGTGATCCTCCAGGAAGCCCGGCGTCGCCCCGGCTTGCCCATCCTTCCAGGCCCGCAGCAGCCGGCCCTCGGCGTCGCGCATGTTCCCCAGCACAAACGCCGCGCAGCGCTCGGCGTGGGCCAGGTAGTCCTCTCGCCCAAACACGCCCGCCGCCTGCGCGAAGGCCCGCAGCGCCATGCCGTTCCAGCTGGCCAGCACCTTGTTGTCCAGCCCTGGGCGGGGCCGCCGCTCGCGCAGCTCGAACAGCGTGCGCCTGCCGCGCCCCAGCAGCGCCGCGATCTCGTGCGGCGGGATGCCCAGCGTGCCCGCCACCTCGTCGGGCTGGCGCAGCACATGCAGGATGTTGCGGCCCTCGAAGTTGCCCTTCTGGGTCACATCGTAGGCCGCCGCGAAGGCCATGGCATCCGGCCCCAGCGCGGCCCGCACCTCATCCAGCCCCCACACGAAAAACGCGCCCTCCTCGGCGTGGCTGGCCTGCGGCGTGGGCAGCGAGTCGGCGTCCTGGGTGGAGTAGAAGCCGCCCTCGGGGTGGCGCAGCTCGCGGGCCACGTAGTCCAGCGTCTGCTCGGCCACCCGGCAGTAGAGCGGGTCGGATGTGGCCTGGTAGGCCTCGGTGTAGACGCGGGCCAGCAGCGCGTTGTCGTAGAGCATCTTCTCGAAGTGCGGCACCAGCCACTGCCCATCCACCGAGTAGCGGTGGAACCCGCCGCCCAGCTGGTCGTAGATGCCGCCCTCGGCCATCTTGTGCAGCGAGAGCGCCAGCATATCCCAGGCCAGCCGCGTGCCGGTGCGCTGGGCGTAGCGCAGCAGGAACTCGTAGGTCATAGGCTGGGGGAACTTGGGGGCGCGGCCAAAGCCGCCCTCGTCCTGGTCGAACTGGCCGTGCAGGCTGGCGTAGGCGTCATCCAGCAGCGCGGGCGTGATCGGCCCCTCGGGCATGCGGGCGGCGGTGGCGCTGCGCAGGTGGTCGGACAGGGCCTGGCTGTTCTGCTCCACCTCGTCGCGGCGGCGCTGCCAGGCGTCGGCCACGCCCAGGATGACCTGGGTGAACGAGGGCATGCCGTAGCGCTCCTCGGGCGGGAAGTAGGTGCCGCCGTAGAACGGTACGCCCTCGGGGGTGAGGAACATGGTCATCGGCCAGCCGCCGCTGCGCGTCATGGCCTGCAGCGCGGTCATGTAGATGCTGTCGATGTCGGGCCGCTCCTCGCGGTCGACCTTGATGTTGATGAAGTGGGCGTTCAGCAGGGCGGCGGTGCGCTCGTCCTCGAACGACTCGTGGGCCAGCACGTGGCACCAGTGGCATGCGGCGTAGCCCACGCTCAGGTGGATGGGCCGATCCTGCTCGCGGGCCAGGGCCAGGGCCTCTGGCCCCCACTCGTGCCAGTCGACCGGATTATGGGCGTGCTGGCGCAGGTAGGGGCTGGCGGCGTGGATGAGGCGGTTGGTATGCCTCGGCGCGGCGTCGCTCTCCATAGTGTCTCTCCTCCTCCTCGCGCCTCGCTGGCGCGCTGGCATGAAAAAGGCGCGCCGCGCGGATATCTCCTCCATCCGCGCGGCGCGCCCGCTTGGCGCTTCGGTAGGGCGCTAGCGCGACCGCTGCAGCCGCGTGACCCCATCCAGCCCAGCGGCGAAGGCCACGCTGGCCATGCCGATGAACAGGCCGTGCTCGACCACGCCGGGGATGGCGTGGATGTCGGCATCCAGCCGCTCGGGGTCGTCGATCTGCTCGAAGCGGCAGTCGAGGATGCTGTTGCCCTCGTCGGTGATGAAGGGCAGGCCGGATGCGTTGCGGCGCAGCACGGGCGCGCAGCCCAGGGCGCGCAGCCGCTGCTCGACGGGCCGCATCCCGAAGCTGATCACCTCTACCGGCACGGGCGTATGCTCGCCCAGGCGGCCCACCACCTTGCTGGTGTCGGCCACGATGCAGAATCGCTGGCCCACCGAGGCCACGATCTTCTCGCGCAGCAGCGCCCCGCCCAGCCCTTTGATCAGGTTGAGCTGCGGGTCGATCTCGTCGGCCCCGTCGATCACCAGATCCAGCTCGTGCTGCTGGTCGAGCGTGGCCAGCGGGATGCCCAGCGAGCCAGCCAGCTTGGCCGTGGCCTCGGATGTGGGCACGCCCACGATGTCGCGCAGCCGCCCGTCGCGCAGGCGGGCCGCCAGGCCCTCCACCACATAGCGGGCTGTGGAGCCTGTGCCCAGGCCTAGCCGCATCCCGCTCTCCACGCCGTCGAGCGCCCGCTCGGCGGCCTGCTGCTTAAATGGCTCTAGATTGTGTGTCATGGTCGTGTCCCCATATGCGAGCGGCCATCGCCCGCAGAAACAGCCCCGTTGCCGTCGATGCGCGCTTGGGGCTTCCTTGCGCGCTCGCCCACCCGCTGGGGCGTAAAACATACCCCATTGTACCAGAAAGCACCTGCCAATTTGCTAGGCGGGCAAAGCGGGCGGGCACGACGAGGGCGCGCGGATGTGAGGGAGTTGGGGGGCGGGCCGACCGGGTGCGGCCTTGAAGATGATGGTGGCGTGTGGATGCTTGGTGCGTGCCCTGCGCGGGCGGCGTCCGGGGGCCAGCCCTCCGGAACCCCCGCCAGGGGCGATGCCCTCAACAGGTGTCACTTTTTTGTTTGGGGCTTCTCAATGCGGCATATGACGAAAGAGCGCGTGCCAAGCTATGCACCGCATGTGAGATTGAGAATCTCATCCACCTGGCCCATGCGGCGAAGGTGCCGGTGATGTTTTGCTGGCCCTATGCACGAACATGAGCTGCTTGATTTCGGCAGAGGAATACTACAAATTGGGGTTCCAAGGGGCTACGCCCCTGGCGGGGTTCCAAGGGCGCGAAGCCCTTGGTGCCGCCCGCACAGGGCATCCACCACCATCCAAGAACACCCACTATTCCACGAAGGCGCACCCAAGCCAAACTGCCGTTTCGCTAAAACGGCCTCGGAACACCCGATAAAGTGACACCTATTGAGGGCATCGCCCCATGGCGGGGTTCACAGGGGCTGGCCCCCGGACGCCGCCCGCGTAGGGCACGCACCCACCAACCAAGAGCTACTATCTTGAATGGCGCACTCCACTAAGCCGACGGGTGCAAAACGAGGATCGACTATTTCAGCCCTGTTCTCGTTCCTCATGAGCGTGGTTGTGTCGATGTCGATGTTCGTCCTGCGCGTGCGGCGCATAGGAGGGGCCAGCTTTCAGCAGGTGTCACGTTTATGTTAGCGCTGGGTCTGTTCCACATAAACGATGGCGGTGGTGCTTGGTTGGTGGGTGGATGCCCTGCGCGGGCGGCGCCTAGGGGCCAGCCCCTCGGAACCCCGCGAGGGGGTATAACCCCCTTCGAAACCCCCAATTTGAAGCATTCCAATGCCGAATGCTGGCGGCTGGTGTTCGTGCATATGGCCAGCTGGCCTGAGCGGCACCTTCGCCGCATGGGCCGGGTGGGTGAAATCGAGAATCTTACATGCGGTGCATGGCCTGGCACGCGTTCTCTCGTCATGTGCCGCATCCGAATGCTCCGCCCAAGAACGTGACACCATGTGAGGGCGTTGCCCCTTCGAATCCCAATTTGGAGCATTCCAATGCTGAATGCTGGCGGCTGGTGTTCGTGAATATGGCCAGTAAGACCTAAGCGACACCTTCGCCGCATGGGCCAGGTGGGTGGGGCTGGCTTGGCACTCTTCTCTAGATCTTTTCTCCCCTTGGAGTCTTAGAGCCTTGGTGGTAAAACATGCTGCCGAACGATCGCGCACTGCCCGCGCCGCTGGCCCCCATCTTGCCCAGCTATGGTATAGTGTACTGCCCGTAGATCGACGAAGTCTGTTCGGGAGGCTCTCTGTGCGAGTTGTAGCAATGCTCCTAGCTGGCGGCGAAGGCACGCGCCTCAGCGTGCTCTCCGAGAAGCGCGCCAAACCATCCGTCCCCTTCGCTGGAAAATATCGGATCATCGACTTCACCCTCTCCAACTGCGTCAACTCCGGCATCTTCGATGTGGCCGTGCTGACGCAGTATCGCCCGCATTCGCTGAACGCCCACATCGGCAATGGCAAGCCGTGGGACATGGACCGCAGCCGGGGCGGTGCGCAGCTGCTGCAGCCCTACCAGGGCCGCCGCGACGAAAGCTGGTACAAAGGCACCGCCGACGCCATCTACCAGAACCTTGACTACATCCGCGCCAGCCGCGCCGACACCGTGCTGATCCTGTCGGGCGACCACATCTACAAGATGGACTACAGCCGCATGCTGGACTACCACCAGCAGCGCGGGGCCGACCTGACGGTGGCCGTGATGCACGTGCCGCTGGATGAGACCGACCGCTTCGGGATCATGACCACCGACGACGAGCAGCGCATTGTCGAGTTCACCGAGAAGCCCAAGGCCCGCGACAAGGGCACGCTGGCCTCCATGGGCATCTACGTGTTCAGCGCCGAGGCCCTGCGCCGCCGCCTGGGCGAGGGCGCGGACGGCAGCTCGCGCGTAGACTTCGGCAAGCACGTCATCCCCGCCATGATCGCCGAGGACCAGGTGTTCGCCTACCCGTTCGAGGGCTACTGGGTGGACGTGGGTACCATCGACTCGTACTGGCAGACCAGCATGGATCTGCTGGACCCCGAGAACGGCCTGAATCTCTACGAGCCGGAGTGGGTCATCCACACCCGCTCCGAGGAGCGCCCCCCGGCCAAGATCGGCCCGCAGGCGCGGGTGGAGCGCAGCATGGTGTGTAACGGCTGCATCGTGCGCGGCCAGGTCGAGCGCTCGGTGCTCTCGCCGGGCGTGTATGTCTCGCCGGGCGCGGTGGTGCGCGACAGCGTGGTGATGAACGACACCTGGATCGGGCCGGGGGCCGTGCTGGACCGCGTGATCGTGGACAAGGATGTGGTGATCGGCGCGGGCGTGCGGCTAGGCCACGGCGACGACCTGACCACCCCCAACAAGGCCCAGCCCGACAAGCTGAACAGCGGGATCACGGTTGTCGGCAAGGGCGCGCATATTGCGAGCGGGATCACGATCGGGCGCAATGTGGTGATCAACGCCGACAGCGACGAGGAGGACTTCACCGGCGATGTCGTAGCCTCGGGCGAGACGATCTGATTGGCAGGAGAGAAACTATGCTGCGCACCCTAGCGCTCATCCTCGCGGGCGGTGAAAGCCCCGCGCTCAGCGTGCTGACCGCCGAGCGGTCGGAGGCGGCGGTGGCCTTCGCGGGGAAGTACCGCATCATCGACTTCACGCTCTCGAACTGCGTGAACTCTGGCATCTACAACGTGGGCGTGCTGACCCAGTACCGCCCGCGCTCGCTGATCGCGCACATCGGTGTGGGCAAGCCGTGGGATCTCGACCGCCGCATCGGCGGCGTGCGCATCCTGCACCCCTACATGACATCCGAGGGCGGCTCGTGGCAGCGCGGCAACGCCGACGCCCTGCGCGCCAACCTCGACTTCATCGCCGAGCAGCCGTGCGACGCCGTGCTGGTGCTGGCGGGCGACCATATCTACAAGATGGACTACCGCCCCATGATCGAGGCCCACCAGGAGCGCGACGCCGATCTGACCTTGGCCGTCCACTCGGTCAGCCCGCACGAGGCCAGCCGCTACGGCATCGTGACGGTGGACTCCGAGGGCACGGTGAACGAGTTCCAGGAGAAGCCGCGCCGCACCCGATCGAGCCTGGCGTCCATGGGCATCTACGTGTTCCGCAAGAGCTTCCTGCTGGATGTGCTGGCCCACTCCACCGAGCAGAACATCGGGCGCGACCTGATGCCCCAGCTAGTGCAGCGCACTCGGGTGCGCTCGTACCACTTCCAGGGCTACTGGGCCGATGTGGGCACGGTGCAGGCCTACTACGAGGCCAACATGGCGCTGCTGACCGAGACCCCCGCGCTGGACATGTACGACCCCGAGTGGGTTATCCACACCAAGAGCGAGGAGCGGGCCGCCCTGGAGATCGGCGGGGCCGCGCGGGTGGCGGGCAACCTGCTGTGCGACGGCTGCCGGATCTACGGCTCGGTCAGCCGCTCGGTGATCGGCCCAGGCGTGGTGGTGCGCGAGGGCGCGGTGGTGCGCGACTCGATCATCCTCACCGACACGGTGATCGAGTCGGGCGCGGTGGTGGACCACTGCATCCTGGACAAGGGCGTGTACGTGGGCGAGAGCACGCAGCTGGGCAGCGGCGAGGACAACACCGCCAACGAGCGCACGCCCGACCTGCTGAACACCGGCCTGACCCTGGTGG is drawn from Chloroflexia bacterium SDU3-3 and contains these coding sequences:
- a CDS encoding GNAT family N-acetyltransferase, with the protein product MRLETARLVLRDLDAADWEAVLAYQSSPLYLRYYSWASRTPEDVQEFTRRLGALNRDRPRRCYSFAITLPESDRAIGLVSLRRRVGDPHQAEVGYELAPEHWGQGLATEAACRLVGLGFSSLGLHRITATCVAENTGSARVLAKVGMSLEGRLRENEYFKGRWWDTLLYGVLRHEWGGERCGQGTAAVASLE
- a CDS encoding aminoglycoside phosphotransferase family protein, coding for MLDELADLIAFLDARGPTALCRWRMWRVAPVAGGQNNRIYRATSDSADYAIKLTIRDERDRAGREHAALRAVASVGGAFAPRAVRMERERYRQPMVVQSWVDAPVLAAPPASAADWRCLLDLFCATHQICPESTPVELPEATLNAASAAAGRALIDAHLAMIPPEHYPEGLAPLLERLARWDAPTWPEPPRGLCRVDSNWRNFLRGSQGWVAIDWENAGWGDPAFEWAELATHPAYAVVRAPWAELLPAYAARMGDQTAPLRAQVYTTIMRAWWAVRWARYLYEVPRGRDARLVERPAGWLDDARRMYAQAVDVAMAQLDSSSCYRWSLGEATIISLG
- a CDS encoding thioredoxin domain-containing protein, whose amino-acid sequence is MESDAAPRHTNRLIHAASPYLRQHAHNPVDWHEWGPEALALAREQDRPIHLSVGYAACHWCHVLAHESFEDERTAALLNAHFINIKVDREERPDIDSIYMTALQAMTRSGGWPMTMFLTPEGVPFYGGTYFPPEERYGMPSFTQVILGVADAWQRRRDEVEQNSQALSDHLRSATAARMPEGPITPALLDDAYASLHGQFDQDEGGFGRAPKFPQPMTYEFLLRYAQRTGTRLAWDMLALSLHKMAEGGIYDQLGGGFHRYSVDGQWLVPHFEKMLYDNALLARVYTEAYQATSDPLYCRVAEQTLDYVARELRHPEGGFYSTQDADSLPTPQASHAEEGAFFVWGLDEVRAALGPDAMAFAAAYDVTQKGNFEGRNILHVLRQPDEVAGTLGIPPHEIAALLGRGRRTLFELRERRPRPGLDNKVLASWNGMALRAFAQAAGVFGREDYLAHAERCAAFVLGNMRDAEGRLLRAWKDGQAGATPGFLEDHALLADGLLALYEATLDPRWLAECRALAEVMLAEFWDDNLGGFYDTAARHEALIARPRDTGDNATPSGNAAAAELLLKLAVIYDQPRYRERAMAVLGGMAQLMGQYPTGFGRYLAAAEFALAPTQEIALVGDPDAEDTKALREVIATRFLPNKVLVLRRPDEAAPTIASPLLDGREQLGGRATAYVCRSYACQMPVTEPDALVAQLQA
- the rpiA gene encoding ribose-5-phosphate isomerase RpiA, which translates into the protein MTHNLEPFKQQAAERALDGVESGMRLGLGTGSTARYVVEGLAARLRDGRLRDIVGVPTSEATAKLAGSLGIPLATLDQQHELDLVIDGADEIDPQLNLIKGLGGALLREKIVASVGQRFCIVADTSKVVGRLGEHTPVPVEVISFGMRPVEQRLRALGCAPVLRRNASGLPFITDEGNSILDCRFEQIDDPERLDADIHAIPGVVEHGLFIGMASVAFAAGLDGVTRLQRSR
- a CDS encoding glucose-1-phosphate adenylyltransferase; this translates as MRVVAMLLAGGEGTRLSVLSEKRAKPSVPFAGKYRIIDFTLSNCVNSGIFDVAVLTQYRPHSLNAHIGNGKPWDMDRSRGGAQLLQPYQGRRDESWYKGTADAIYQNLDYIRASRADTVLILSGDHIYKMDYSRMLDYHQQRGADLTVAVMHVPLDETDRFGIMTTDDEQRIVEFTEKPKARDKGTLASMGIYVFSAEALRRRLGEGADGSSRVDFGKHVIPAMIAEDQVFAYPFEGYWVDVGTIDSYWQTSMDLLDPENGLNLYEPEWVIHTRSEERPPAKIGPQARVERSMVCNGCIVRGQVERSVLSPGVYVSPGAVVRDSVVMNDTWIGPGAVLDRVIVDKDVVIGAGVRLGHGDDLTTPNKAQPDKLNSGITVVGKGAHIASGITIGRNVVINADSDEEDFTGDVVASGETI
- the glgD gene encoding glucose-1-phosphate adenylyltransferase subunit GlgD, giving the protein MLRTLALILAGGESPALSVLTAERSEAAVAFAGKYRIIDFTLSNCVNSGIYNVGVLTQYRPRSLIAHIGVGKPWDLDRRIGGVRILHPYMTSEGGSWQRGNADALRANLDFIAEQPCDAVLVLAGDHIYKMDYRPMIEAHQERDADLTLAVHSVSPHEASRYGIVTVDSEGTVNEFQEKPRRTRSSLASMGIYVFRKSFLLDVLAHSTEQNIGRDLMPQLVQRTRVRSYHFQGYWADVGTVQAYYEANMALLTETPALDMYDPEWVIHTKSEERAALEIGGAARVAGNLLCDGCRIYGSVSRSVIGPGVVVREGAVVRDSIILTDTVIESGAVVDHCILDKGVYVGESTQLGSGEDNTANERTPDLLNTGLTLVGRDAHIPSGAVVGRNVVIRPHVGMAAFGPDAAVASGATVEL